In Lutra lutra chromosome 13, mLutLut1.2, whole genome shotgun sequence, one genomic interval encodes:
- the LOC125084050 gene encoding meiosis-specific with OB domain-containing protein-like: MANSFASKTFTTLSDLHPNMANLKIIGIVIGKTDVKGFPDRKNIGSERYTFSFTIRDSPTHFVNVTSWGSEGYIRSLSDSFRVGECVIIENPLIQRKELEREEKFSPATPSSCKLLLSENHSTVKVCSSYQVDTKLLTLIYLPVKESHDFYSLGDIVANGCSLDGRIINVFAAVRSVGEPKHFTTSDPRKGQRCEVKLYDETESSFAMICWDNESILVAQSWVPRDTVIFASDVRISFDKFRNCMTATVISKTIITTNPDTPEANILLNFIRENKETNPLDAEMDSYLRESVDLNTIVDVYTVEQLKVKASKNEGKADPFYGILYAYISTLNIDDDATTVVRHQCSGCGYIVNEASSTCTACNKNSLEFRSVFLSFHLLIDLTDHTVFFITQSEGQIEN; the protein is encoded by the coding sequence ATGGCAAACTCCTTTGCATCAAAGACCTTCACCACACTTTCAGATCTGCATCCAAATATGGCTAATCTGAAAATAATTGGTATAGTTATTGGGAAAACAGATGTCAAAGGCTTTCCAGACAGAAAAAATATCGGTTCAGAGAGATACACTTTCAGTTTCACCATTCGGGACTCACCAACGCATTTTGTCAATGTGACATCCTGGGGCAGCGAAGGTTACATCAGGTCACTTTCTGACAGCTTTAGGGTTGGAGAGTGCGTGATCATCGAAAATCCCCTGATTCAAAGAAAGgaattagaaagagaagaaaaattcagcCCTGCAACTCCCAGCAGCTGTAAGCTATTGCTCAGTGAGAATCACTCCACAGTGAAAGTTTGTTCCAGTTATCAAGTGGACACCAAGCTCCTTACTTTGATATACTTACCTGTCAAAGAGTCTCATGATTTTTATTCATTGGGTGACATTGTTGCAAATGGATGCAGTCTGGATGGGAGGATTATTAACGTGTTTGCAGCAGTGCGGTCGGTTGGAGAGCCAAAACACTTTACAACTTCAGACCCGAGGAAAGGCCAGAGGTGTGAGGTGAAGCTCTATGATGAGACAGAGTCTTCTTTTGCAATGATATGTTGGGATAATGAATCTATCCTGGTTGCACAGAGCTGGGTGCCGCGAGACACAGTGATATTTGCCTCAGATGTAAGAATAAGTTTTGACAAATTTCGGAACTGCATGACGGCAACTGTAATCTCAAAAACCATTATTACGACTAATCCAGATACCCCAGAAGCTAACATCCTGTTGaattttataagagaaaataaagaaacaaatcctCTGGATGCTGAAATGGACAGTTACTTGAGAGAATCCGTAGATTTAAATACAATAGTTGATGTCTACACAGTTGAGCAATTAAAAGTAAAAGCTTCGAAGAATGAAGGGAAGGCTGACCCTTTCTATGGCATTCTTTATGCTTACATTTCTACGCTGAATATTGATGATGACGCCACGACAGTAGTTCGACACCAATGCTCAGGCTGTGGTTATATTGTAAATGAAGCATCCAGCACGTGTACTGCTTGCAACAAAAATTCTTTGGAATTTCGGTCTGTTTTTCTCAGCTTCCACTTGCTGATTGACCTCACGGACCACACAGTTTTTTTTATCACACAGAGCGAGGGGCAGATTGAGAATTAG